One Tachysurus fulvidraco isolate hzauxx_2018 chromosome 2, HZAU_PFXX_2.0, whole genome shotgun sequence DNA segment encodes these proteins:
- the tpcn2 gene encoding two pore channel protein 2 isoform X3, with protein MSGKQSPGQKGDRETLQQNRMETEPLLTEHRKRDSVDYGSQHDSHSDSQSDSKEASRLSNSHSRDSVHVQDRDEDLYIQQAVVFIEDAIQYRSINHKVDLRSLNLYRWYYSRICQWGLGFTIAIILALAFVEKPSSITYTSDPRFRPEPWEPPCGLPEAIEMVCLCIFILDIVVKSYLIGWEEFRANKWLIGYALVIAVSVIDCIISFAMLCDPTIRVRRLIRPFFLLQNSSLMKKTLKCIKRTIPEIVSVFLLLALHLCLFTMIGMLIFPRSEDSSKNGEWELYFRNLPKALSSLLVLLTTANNPDVMIPAYSLNRGYTIFFILFSVCGTYILMNLLTAIIYNQFRGYLLMSVQASILRRLLGIRAAFRVLCCPGQRHDDSSEDLKRVRVGTVLQVMRKVQMTSYYRQAVIKAAQEFPDGFIDGEAFQRLFDELDKEHIKEHPPNPQYSSSILQSVQKVCSHYYLTVVGNVVALTNVICICTILVLDSEKTVIERNDYYMEVINWAFIIYYLIEMILKLIALGWKGYISYRNNVFDGFFTILLLILQVTIFVVFRITDPKSMMGQLGGISLWEMVRLVNMLIVFRFLRIIPEIKLMALVASTLVDLVKNLRAFAGILLVVYYVYAVIGIWLFQGAITPPVSSVANSSSENSTSNFTMECGSYEQLEYWPNNFDDFASSLVLLYDVMVVNNWHVFMDAYTRYTTEWSKVYFVSWWFTSSVMWVNLFVALILENFTYKWDKSHAMSVSDVERTSYETTVHVMFRDKIQEPSLEDLEKQLQCIPHLHFPRWSLQSHSP; from the exons gtgATGAAGACCTGTACATCCAGCAAGCGGTTGTGTTTATCGAAGATGCCATTCAG taTCGGTCCATCAATCACAAGGTTGACTTGAGATCTTTGAACTTATACAGATGGTACTACTCCAGGATATGTCAGTG GGGTCTTGGTTTTACCATTGCTATAATTCTGGCTCTGGCCTTTGTGGAGAAACCTTCTTCGATCACATACACATCAGACCCTCGCTTCAGGCCTGAGCCATGGGAGCCGCCGTGCGGCCTGCCCGAGGCCATAGAGATGGTCTGTCTCTGCATCTTCATCTTAGACATAGTAGTCAAG AGCTATCTGATTGGATGGGAGGAATTCCGTGCGAATAAATGGCTGATCGGCTACGCGCTGGTTATAGCGGTGTCCGTCATCGACTGCATAATCTCTTTTGCCATGCTGTGTGATCCG ACCATACGAGTCAGGAGACTGATTCGGCCATTTTTCCTCTTGCAAAATTCCTCCTTAATGAAGAAAACTTTAAAATGCATCAAGAGGACCATTCCAGAAATAGTAAG TGTGTTCTTGCTTCTGGCCCTCCACTTGTGCTTATTCACCATGATTGGGATGCTGATCTTCCCCAGATCTGAG GACTCGTCGAAGAACGGGGAATGGGAGTTATACTTCAGAAACCTGCCTAAAGCCTTGTCCTCTCTGCTTGTGCTGCTGACGACTGCTAACAACCCAGACG TGATGATTCCTGCGTACTCACTGAATCGGGGATATAccatattttttatacttttcagCGTATGTG GAACCTACATCTTGATGAATTTACTCACTGCTATCATCTACAACCAGTTTCGAGGCTATTTGCTG ATGTCAGTGCAGGCTTCCATATTAAGGAGGCTTTTGGGGATCAGAGCCGCGTTTAGGGTGCTGTGCTGTCCGGGTCAAAGGCACGACGACAGTTCTGAAGATTT aaAGAGGGTTCGAGTAGGCACGGTGCTGCAGGTCATGAGAAAAGTGCAGATGACATCATATTACAGACAAGCTGTCATTAAG GCTGCTCAAGAATTCCCTGATGGTTTTATTGATGGAGAAGCGTTTCAGAGGCTGTTTGATGAACTGGATAAGGAGCACATCAAAGAG CACCCACCGAATCCACAATACAGCTCCTCGATTCTACAGTCAGTCCAGAAAGTGTGCAGTCATTACTACCTGACCGTGGTGGGAAACGTCGTGGCCCTCACCAACGTCATCTGTATCTGC ACCATCTTAGTACTGGATTCAGAAAAGACTGTAATCGAGAGGAATGATTACTACATGGAG GTCATTAATTGGGCTTTTATCATCTACTACCTAATAGAGATGATACTGAAGCTGATTGCCTTGGGTTGGAAGGGCTACATCTCTTACAGAAATAACGTCTTTGATGGGTTCTTCACCATCCTTCTGCTG ATCCTTCAGGTTACTATTTTTGTCGTGTTCAGGATTACTGATCCAAAATC GATGATGGGTCAGCTCGGGGGAATATCGCTGTGGGAAATGGTGCGACTGGTCAACATGCTGATTGTCTTCCGTTTCCTCAGGATCATTCCAGAAATTAAG TTGATGGCTCTGGTGGCTAGCACTCTCGTGGACCTTGTGAAAAACCTGCGAGCTTTTGCAGGGATTCTGTTG GTGGTGTACTATGTGTATGCTGTGATTGGTATCTGGCTTTTCCAAGGAGCTATTACTCCTCCGGTCTCaag TGTGGCCAACTCAAGTAGTGAGAATAGTACATCCAACTTCACCATGGAGTGTGGATCCTACGAACAGCTGGAGTATTGGCCAAACAACTTCGATGACTTTGCT TCATCTCTAGTTCTGCTCTATGACGTGATGGTGGTGAATAACTGGCATGTTTTTATGGACGCCTATACAAGATACACCACCGA GTGGTCGAAGGTGTACTTTGTATCCTGGTGGTTCACCTCGTCTGTCATGTGGGTCAATCTGTTTGTTGCGCTCATTTTGGAG AACTTCACTTACAAATGGGACAAAAGCCATGCGATGAGCGTATCGGATGTGGAGAGAACGAGCTATGAGACCACAGTGCACGTGATGTTCAG AGATAAAATCCAAGAACCCAGTCTTGAAGACCTAGAGAAGCAACTCCAGTGTATTCCACATCTCCATTTTCCTCGCTGGTCGCTTCAATCACACAGCCCTTAA
- the tpcn2 gene encoding two pore channel protein 2 isoform X4 yields the protein MSGKQSPGQKGDRETLQNRMETEPLLTEHRKRDSVDYGSQHDSHSDSQSDSKEASRLSNSHSRDSVHVQDRDEDLYIQQAVVFIEDAIQYRSINHKVDLRSLNLYRWYYSRICQWGLGFTIAIILALAFVEKPSSITYTSDPRFRPEPWEPPCGLPEAIEMVCLCIFILDIVVKSYLIGWEEFRANKWLIGYALVIAVSVIDCIISFAMLCDPTIRVRRLIRPFFLLQNSSLMKKTLKCIKRTIPEIVSVFLLLALHLCLFTMIGMLIFPRSEDSSKNGEWELYFRNLPKALSSLLVLLTTANNPDVMIPAYSLNRGYTIFFILFSVCGTYILMNLLTAIIYNQFRGYLLMSVQASILRRLLGIRAAFRVLCCPGQRHDDSSEDLKRVRVGTVLQVMRKVQMTSYYRQAVIKAAQEFPDGFIDGEAFQRLFDELDKEHIKEHPPNPQYSSSILQSVQKVCSHYYLTVVGNVVALTNVICICTILVLDSEKTVIERNDYYMEVINWAFIIYYLIEMILKLIALGWKGYISYRNNVFDGFFTILLLILQVTIFVVFRITDPKSMMGQLGGISLWEMVRLVNMLIVFRFLRIIPEIKLMALVASTLVDLVKNLRAFAGILLVVYYVYAVIGIWLFQGAITPPVSSVANSSSENSTSNFTMECGSYEQLEYWPNNFDDFASSLVLLYDVMVVNNWHVFMDAYTRYTTEWSKVYFVSWWFTSSVMWVNLFVALILENFTYKWDKSHAMSVSDVERTSYETTVHVMFRDKIQEPSLEDLEKQLQCIPHLHFPRWSLQSHSP from the exons gtgATGAAGACCTGTACATCCAGCAAGCGGTTGTGTTTATCGAAGATGCCATTCAG taTCGGTCCATCAATCACAAGGTTGACTTGAGATCTTTGAACTTATACAGATGGTACTACTCCAGGATATGTCAGTG GGGTCTTGGTTTTACCATTGCTATAATTCTGGCTCTGGCCTTTGTGGAGAAACCTTCTTCGATCACATACACATCAGACCCTCGCTTCAGGCCTGAGCCATGGGAGCCGCCGTGCGGCCTGCCCGAGGCCATAGAGATGGTCTGTCTCTGCATCTTCATCTTAGACATAGTAGTCAAG AGCTATCTGATTGGATGGGAGGAATTCCGTGCGAATAAATGGCTGATCGGCTACGCGCTGGTTATAGCGGTGTCCGTCATCGACTGCATAATCTCTTTTGCCATGCTGTGTGATCCG ACCATACGAGTCAGGAGACTGATTCGGCCATTTTTCCTCTTGCAAAATTCCTCCTTAATGAAGAAAACTTTAAAATGCATCAAGAGGACCATTCCAGAAATAGTAAG TGTGTTCTTGCTTCTGGCCCTCCACTTGTGCTTATTCACCATGATTGGGATGCTGATCTTCCCCAGATCTGAG GACTCGTCGAAGAACGGGGAATGGGAGTTATACTTCAGAAACCTGCCTAAAGCCTTGTCCTCTCTGCTTGTGCTGCTGACGACTGCTAACAACCCAGACG TGATGATTCCTGCGTACTCACTGAATCGGGGATATAccatattttttatacttttcagCGTATGTG GAACCTACATCTTGATGAATTTACTCACTGCTATCATCTACAACCAGTTTCGAGGCTATTTGCTG ATGTCAGTGCAGGCTTCCATATTAAGGAGGCTTTTGGGGATCAGAGCCGCGTTTAGGGTGCTGTGCTGTCCGGGTCAAAGGCACGACGACAGTTCTGAAGATTT aaAGAGGGTTCGAGTAGGCACGGTGCTGCAGGTCATGAGAAAAGTGCAGATGACATCATATTACAGACAAGCTGTCATTAAG GCTGCTCAAGAATTCCCTGATGGTTTTATTGATGGAGAAGCGTTTCAGAGGCTGTTTGATGAACTGGATAAGGAGCACATCAAAGAG CACCCACCGAATCCACAATACAGCTCCTCGATTCTACAGTCAGTCCAGAAAGTGTGCAGTCATTACTACCTGACCGTGGTGGGAAACGTCGTGGCCCTCACCAACGTCATCTGTATCTGC ACCATCTTAGTACTGGATTCAGAAAAGACTGTAATCGAGAGGAATGATTACTACATGGAG GTCATTAATTGGGCTTTTATCATCTACTACCTAATAGAGATGATACTGAAGCTGATTGCCTTGGGTTGGAAGGGCTACATCTCTTACAGAAATAACGTCTTTGATGGGTTCTTCACCATCCTTCTGCTG ATCCTTCAGGTTACTATTTTTGTCGTGTTCAGGATTACTGATCCAAAATC GATGATGGGTCAGCTCGGGGGAATATCGCTGTGGGAAATGGTGCGACTGGTCAACATGCTGATTGTCTTCCGTTTCCTCAGGATCATTCCAGAAATTAAG TTGATGGCTCTGGTGGCTAGCACTCTCGTGGACCTTGTGAAAAACCTGCGAGCTTTTGCAGGGATTCTGTTG GTGGTGTACTATGTGTATGCTGTGATTGGTATCTGGCTTTTCCAAGGAGCTATTACTCCTCCGGTCTCaag TGTGGCCAACTCAAGTAGTGAGAATAGTACATCCAACTTCACCATGGAGTGTGGATCCTACGAACAGCTGGAGTATTGGCCAAACAACTTCGATGACTTTGCT TCATCTCTAGTTCTGCTCTATGACGTGATGGTGGTGAATAACTGGCATGTTTTTATGGACGCCTATACAAGATACACCACCGA GTGGTCGAAGGTGTACTTTGTATCCTGGTGGTTCACCTCGTCTGTCATGTGGGTCAATCTGTTTGTTGCGCTCATTTTGGAG AACTTCACTTACAAATGGGACAAAAGCCATGCGATGAGCGTATCGGATGTGGAGAGAACGAGCTATGAGACCACAGTGCACGTGATGTTCAG AGATAAAATCCAAGAACCCAGTCTTGAAGACCTAGAGAAGCAACTCCAGTGTATTCCACATCTCCATTTTCCTCGCTGGTCGCTTCAATCACACAGCCCTTAA